DNA from bacterium:
CCTGCCGCAGATGGCATCACGCGAAGACATCCTCAAAGTCGCCGAAGCGAAGAAAGCAGAAATGAATGTCGATGCTGCCGGCAAAGGCAAGCTCATGGGCGCCGTTATTAAAGAACTAGGCGGTAACGCTGACGGGGCTGTCGTTAAGGAAGTCATCGACTCTCTTTTCGCCTAGTTAAGCGCTTTTTCTTGCTGCTTGACTTTATATATTTTTGTGATATTATAGTCGTAGTGAAGCGTTAGTGCGCGTTTTTCAGCCCTCTGGGAGGTGCGCATGAACTTTTTTCCGACGATAGAAAGTGTGGACTGTGCCGAGGCAATCGTGAAGCTGCCTGATTCGCAGATTCTGATCCAGTTCCGTTGTTCTTCGAAAGACTACGTCGCCCTCTCGACGGTCTTCGAAGTATCTCGATGGAGCATAAACGCCCGGTGGGGAAAGCTTCCCTCAATCAGTTCACAACGTCGCGAAGCCGCTAGAAGATTGGCGGTCGAAGCGATTCTTAAGCACCGTCGGGACTACGCACAACGGCAGGTGGAGAAATTCCGCCGACCGTTCCAGCGTAGTTTCTCGTTCTGATGAGAACGAAAGGCGCGGTACGTATTGAGTCCGCGCTTTTGTTTTCCCCAGAAATGGCGGGAAAACCCGTTTCCCCTCTTGTCATATCGGGAAATGGGAGTACGATACCGCGAGTTCCAAGACAAAGGAGTGAGATATGAACAGCTATGTGGTTGCCCAACTCATGGTGTTGGCAGCACGAGCAGGACATTCGATTCCCGAAGGTTCGCTACTGGAACAAGCAGCACGTTTGAATGAAGAGTCTGGCCGTACGGATTCCACTGAGGAAATCGAATCGGTCGACGAGCAGCATTGAGCTGCGGAAGGACGCCATTATTTCGGCGTCCTTTTTCTTTTGTCGTGAGAGATCATGACGAATCGCCATTCCTTCGCGGCCCAATCTCCTGCATACGCGACGCCGATGCGCGGCGTCATCCGCATGCCGCTTTTCGGGATGAGGATTCCTCGATCTTCGATCCACAGCCCGTTACCCTTGGTAGCGGGTTTCGCATTCAGGGATCGTGTGATATTCAGCTCGCGCGTAAGCTTCCCCGGACCATCGATACCTTCAACACGGCGGATGAGAACCGCACCGGGATGCCCCTTCGGGTCACAGACGATGTTGAGCATTTCGTACATGCCGTAGATAAAATAGACGTACCAGTGCCCCGGCGGGCCATACATAACCTCCGTGCGCGGCGTCTTCCCTTTTGCGGCATGCGATGCCTTGTCATCGAAGCCATCGTACGCCTCTGTTTCCGTGATCATGTGCGCCTCACGCTTGCCACCGTGTTCACGTACGAGGAATTTACCCAAGAGATCAGGCGCGACGAGGTCCGCGGTGCGGGAGAAGAACTTCGGCCCGAGAATGTGCTGCATTTACGCACTATATCGCTCGCGAGGAGCGCTGCGAAATGACTACCGAAACGACCGAAGCGAAAGCCGCAAGAATAATGACGGCACCGAAGGCTGCCGCTGCATGCACGTAGAGCGCCACGAATGCGAGGATGAGACATGCGATGATGCGGCCGAGGGCCAGTCCCATTTCCTTCAGTGCCGTGTATTCATCGACATAGTGCGCACCATCGGCGCTCTGGTCATGTACGGCATGATCGATACTGAAGCGCTTCGGCGAGGAGCTGGAGTGCGCATAGACGTCGACCGCCAGGATCTGGAGCGGCGATGCCGCGGCAAGACGGAGCAACCAGCTGGAGAAGACCAATGTAGCGAGAATCGGTGTCGAGCGTTCGGCGCGATGACGCTTGAGAAGCCTGCGGACGCCGGTGCGGAAAAACGGCGTCACGATAAGCGTGAGCGTAAGGATGAGTCCCAAACCGAGGAACGACTGGCCGATGATGATGAACGCCGCGAGCGGCCAGATAAGGAGAAGTGCCGCGCCCTGGATGCCATCGGCAAGCGAGAGCGTAAAGAGCGTCTGGTTGGAGCGTGAGAAAAGCGCGGCGAAGGTCTCGAGGAATCCCCATTCGAATCCTTCGTACGATTCAGGGATACGGATAAGCGGGATGAGGGCGGCAAGTGCGACGAATGCAGCAAGCGCCAGAAGCGCTTCAGGACCGAGCCAGATCGTCTCGATCATGAGTCCCGCGATAAGCGGAACGAACGCGAGGATGATTTCCTCGCCTTTCGAGGCGCTTACATAGGTACCGGTATCCGCGATCTCGGTGCGGTACGGGATCCAATAGAGCGCGCGATGGATCCCCATGAGGATGACGAAGCTTACGATCATGCCGAACGCGAATTCGCCCGAGCCGATCTGCGGCGCGAAGACGACGCTCATGCACGCGAAGGCGAAGGAAGCGATAAGCGTGCCGTACGCGAGGGCGCGGCGCATACCGTTGCGCAGCGCGAAACCGGAGAGCGGCGTGAGGATGAATACGATCCCCTGCATCAAGGCGTACATGATCGCGACCGCGAAGATCGATGCTTCGGTGCTTCCGCTCACCAGATAGAAGCCACGGAATATGAAAATCCACGCGAACACGTTGCCGGCACCCATCGCGAGACGCATGAGAAACCGATGTGTCGCGAGCGCGTTACCGCGCTCGTATGCAGCGCCCGAAAAGGGCGACAGAGCAGACATAGTTATGAAAGACGCTGATTACCTCGAGCGCGAAGATACGGACGGATGAGCGGAAAGACCACGATGAGTGCGTAGCCGAGCCACACGCTCCACGTGCCGTAGAGTGCCCAACCAGCGAATGGTACGAGATAGATCGCATCAAGCACGATCGCGGTAAGCGCCCACACAACCGAGTACGGAAGGATGTCTTTCCAATCCATCAAGCGGAGCGATTTCGCCGCGAGCGAAGTGATACCGAACAGGATCGCGAGACGGATAGCGAGCGAAAGGAATCCGAGCGAGTAACCGTAGATCACCAATCCCGACCATGCGAGATACATGATCGCGTAAATCGCCACTCCCCAACCAAGTGCCCGATAGAGCCAGCTATTCATTGCATGCATTATAGCGAGCATTAGGCACTCTTCTTGTATGCGTGTGGATAGTACGGTGAAGGCATCATGGGACATGGCGTCGTGAGAACCTCGCGTGAGACGGGGTTGGGGCCCCGTCGCAAGGCCGGAGCAGCTTGGCTGCGAGGCGGGGTCGCGCAACATCGCAGCAGCGATGTATGCGTGACGGAGCGATTTTTCAGCAGAAAATTACACGACCCCGGAGAATATGATTTCAGTGGATACGCACAGATGGCATGCGAAAAGCCCGCATTGCTGCGGGCTTTTCTGAAAGGAGACTAAGCATCAACTGGCATTACCAGCTGTTGCGTCGGTCACCGCCCCATCCACCGCCTCCACCACCTTCGCGGCGAGGGCGAGCTTCCATAGGGCGCGCTTCGTTGACGGTAAGGGAACGGCCACCGAAATCCTTGCCATTCCACATGTCGATTGCCTTCTGGGCATCGTCATCATTACCGAACTCAACGAAACCGAAGCCCTTCGAGCGGCCAGTCATCTTGTCCATGATGATGATAGCCGACGAAACGGATCCGGCCTGCGCGAAAGCGTCGCGGAGCTGATCTTCCGACGTAGAGTACGGAAGGCCGCCGACATAGAGTTTCTTCGCCATGTATTCGTCCAATTCTTCTAGTATGAAATGTAAACCAACCTTCTCCGTCCCTCTGCGTCGGTGGACACCTGCACAAGATGGGAAAAACTTACATTCGCGGCAAGTATAGGACAACTCCCCTAAAGCGCAAGCGCACTCGGTGCGCGAAGCCACGTATTGCTTTTGTCTAGAAATATGGTATTATATTAATATCCCAGCAAAGGAGGAATCCATGGGAGAAGACGATGAGGAGTACGCGGACGATCACGAGGCGGCGGAACAGATCCTCGCGGCAATGAAGGAGGCCATCGCTCAGGCAACTGAGCACATGGATTCCGATCAAGCCGCCCGCGCTTCGACACTGGCAGCGCGCCAGTTGGCCGAGGAATACGGCCATATCATCAAAGAGCCGGATTCCGACGAGGAGGTCTCGTCCGAGCACCTCGATCCCGAAGAAGACTGAACTTCCGGCCGGTGCAGCAATGCACCGGCCACTACTATTCCCCTTCCGAAAGATATCTGGTATAAATCCACTTGAAGGGCCCTTAGCTCATCTGGTAGAGCACCTCATTTGCAATGAGGGGGTGGCAGGTTCGAGTCCTGTAGGGTCCACAAAAGACGATAAAGACAGTGCCTGCGCACTGTCTTTTCGCTTTTGTGGAGGACGGAGGCATGTTTTGTCAGTAGGCAAAACAGCCGAGTCGGGGTCGCGGAAATTCGTTTGCGACGGCAAACGAATTATCTGTGACCACTCGTGGAAGGCGGAGCGGGTCATAGAAATCCAACCGGCGCAATTGGATTTCCATGATCACCTTGAACGGGTTCTCGTCCTACGCACAGAGACTGGAGAGAAAGAGGAGTGCGTAAAGGCCAATGAAAATCCACGGAATCGACAGCTCTATGTGTGAGAAGGGCCAGTATTTCGACGTATCCTCTCCTCGGCCGAGCGCTTCCCATTCTGTATCGTAGAGGGAGAGCGGCAGTCGAGATTCGATTGCATGAATGACCTGGAATTTGGCGGTATTAAGATTTCGATAGGACTTGATGATTTCGTACCAGAAATAACACATGACCGCCCCTGCAATCGACGAGAACACCAATAACATCAGCACCGTGTCTTCACTGCTCCGTGTCGACATGAATCCCAGCAGTCCGACGAGAGCTGTGTTGAGTGCGAGGAAAAATTCGTTGGACTTCTGGCGTCGGTCACTTATCTTCTCCGAGGATTCGACGTAGATTTTGTATTGTTCCAAGAGGTGCTCGATGTATTTGTCACCGTACTTCGCGCTCTCGGAAACAAACAGGCGCTTTAGAATGTCGTCACTTGCCATACTATCGGGCACCCTTTAGAAGAGCTTCGAGATTAGGCCACGTCCAGTCGTATATCTTATCCGTAGGAAGTGCAGTGGTCGGCTTGTTCGCGGCTTTCTCGCTCCGTCCCCAAAGAAGAAAGTAAGGCTTGTTCTCCTCCTGCGCGATTTTCACCTCCGCCGCAACACCAGTCGCTGTGTGGGTGTGCTGGCCGCATATCACAACAACCTGGTCAGCCCCACGAATCTTCAAACGAGCCTTTTCCTTCCAGTCCCCAAAGAGGGCTTGCTTCACTGATACATCGGTAATCTCGAAAGGCGTCTTATCGTGCTTCGCCTGGCCGCAGAAGAGAATTTTGAGGTCCTCGTCGTGGTCAAAGTCAAAGCTCACGAACACCTTAGGTTTTCGGGGGAGGCTGTAGTTCATGGCCATGAGTATAGCGCTACAGACGACCCGCCACTAGCACCCTCCCCCTTCCCCCACCACCCCCAAAAGGTATACTCGTCCTCGGTAAAACAAAGGAGCTACCCATGACCGGACTACCCGAACACCCTCCCAAGGGGAAGATCAGGTACAAGGCGTACTACCGCGACCTGACGCAGAACCCGTTCAGAGGCAACGGAATCACGGTGCCGACGAAGACCGTCGACATCGATGAAAACGTGCCGTTCGACGAGGTCGAGAAACTCGCTAGGGATGCGCGTGAGAACTACGAGTTCGATCGTGTCGAGAAAGTCGCACCCTAGTCCACCTACAGCCCCGCTACCCAGGCGGGGCTTTTTCTTTGCCCCTCCCCTCCTCAAGTCTCACCTTTCATTCGGATAAGTGAAGGGATACACAACCGTCTGAAACCGCTGCTTAGAAAGGCATAGATGCTTTGCAAAAAATTCGAACGCTACAAAGCCCTGATACTTGTCACACCTTCGTACAGTCGTATCGATTTCCAACTTGGGATCGTTGAAATATTCAGGTGATCTCGAATCATAGCAAACTCTTGTATCAGAAGATGTCCACTTACATCTTTGCGGACCGTAATCAAAGAAGCTCAATGCAAAATAGATTGCAAATAGCATCGCGATGAGGCCGAAGATCCAGCCAGATATTCGCATTACTATAAGTATATACGAGGACTGCCTTCCCCTTCCCCTCCCCCCGAATCCGTGGCATACTCCCGCAGGCTAAAAGAGGAGCACCCAATGATCAACCTCGTAACGGGCGTACTCGCGTGCGCACTCTGCTTCTGGAACAACCACAAGCCGGAGGAAGCGCCGCGCGAGATGCGGACTACCGAACAGGTGTTCGAGCTCGGGACTTCGAAGGTACGGATCATCACGCACGAGAAAGGTACCGGATACACCTACTTCAGCATGCACAATGATGAGGAGGAAAGCATCCACGCCGGCATCGCGATGGTCCGGAAATACGGCGGACGCCTCGTCGAGCTGAAGCACGACGGTGCGCGGAACATCTCGTTCCAACTGGACGGCAGGACGTACACGTTCGACCCGAACCGCATCTTCACGGAAGCGGGTATCGGGAAGGTCCTGGGCACGGCACGGGGGGACTACCCCATCCTCGCCCATATGCTTCTGCGCAGTTTCGCGGATACGCTTTTGCAGCAGCTGCGGCTGCCGTATCTCAACGGGAACACGCTCGTCGCGCTGCATAACAACAGCGACGGCGGCGGCTACTCGATCGATCAGTACACGCACGGCAGCTATGTCCGCGATGCATCTGATCATCATGTGAATCCCGACATGGACCCTGATGATCTTTTCTTCGTCACGAAGCGGGAGACCTTCGAGAAACTGCGGGCCGCGGATGTGAATGTGGTCCTGCAGAGCCGCCGTCCGACGGACGACGGATCACTGTCGGTCTTCAGCGCGCGCCTCGGTATCGATTACATAAACGTCGAAGCCGAGGACGGCGCAACGAAGCGACAGACCCGCATGCTCGAGCTCTTGCACTAGCCCCGATGCCGCAACCGATGAGGTTGCGGCATCTTCCTGTATGTGGCTTGATTCTTCCCCTGAAAATGCTATTCTCTCGCCCAGCCAGGAGAGGGACACGTTTTCTTCTGGTTGTTCATTTGAGGAGAAAAACGATGAAGACTCTGATCGCGGCCTCGGCCGCTTTCATGCTTTCTGCTTTCGCTGCGAGCGCGGCGAATGCCCAGTGGGTCGGCTACGCCGTGAACGATTTCGGTTTCGGCAAGGCCTACGGCAGCTCGGAGGTCGGCGCCCGCAATGCGGCCATCGATCGATGTGAGCAGAACACCAGCAGGACCTGCGAGGACGACCAGACCTACTCGGTCTCGGTCCGCGTGGATTCGTGGTACATCGTGGCGATCAAGTGCGGCGGCTCGCGTGCCGTCGCCGGCTCGGAGCACAGCTTCGCTCAGGCGAAACGGAACGCCGCCGAGAAACTCGGCGAGAGCCCCAGCAACTGTACGATCACTCACAGCGAGTAAGGAAGAACTCCGCAGGCAGCAATGCCTGCGGTTTTTTGTTACCGATGGATGAGATGCGTGAGGTAATCCTTCACGCCTGCCCCTACG
Protein-coding regions in this window:
- a CDS encoding RNA-binding protein; protein product: MAKKLYVGGLPYSTSEDQLRDAFAQAGSVSSAIIIMDKMTGRSKGFGFVEFGNDDDAQKAIDMWNGKDFGGRSLTVNEARPMEARPRREGGGGGGWGGDRRNSW
- a CDS encoding DNA-3-methyladenine glycosylase — protein: MQHILGPKFFSRTADLVAPDLLGKFLVREHGGKREAHMITETEAYDGFDDKASHAAKGKTPRTEVMYGPPGHWYVYFIYGMYEMLNIVCDPKGHPGAVLIRRVEGIDGPGKLTRELNITRSLNAKPATKGNGLWIEDRGILIPKSGMRMTPRIGVAYAGDWAAKEWRFVMISHDKRKRTPK
- a CDS encoding protein tyrosine phosphatase, which codes for MINLVTGVLACALCFWNNHKPEEAPREMRTTEQVFELGTSKVRIITHEKGTGYTYFSMHNDEEESIHAGIAMVRKYGGRLVELKHDGARNISFQLDGRTYTFDPNRIFTEAGIGKVLGTARGDYPILAHMLLRSFADTLLQQLRLPYLNGNTLVALHNNSDGGGYSIDQYTHGSYVRDASDHHVNPDMDPDDLFFVTKRETFEKLRAADVNVVLQSRRPTDDGSLSVFSARLGIDYINVEAEDGATKRQTRMLELLH